AGACAAAAAATCTCATACGAAGTGTTGGTTTTACACAGTAGCATGAAAATTTGGTCCATCAGTTAATCAAGGACTTGTTGCTTAAGTAACTGCTTTTGGAAACTTTGATCATGTAATTTTACTTCTGCATGCGATTTGAATATTTGGTACAGCCATTTTAATGTTTTGGATGTTGCTGTCCACTTCCAGTGTATTATCCAACAACATGTTCAGTGGACCGATACCTAAGGAGATTGGCGGTCTTGCAATGCTGGAGATTCTTGATTTAAGCAATAACAACTTGACTGGGGAAGTTCCACAGGAGATAGCAGAAATGCCATCACTTAAGCATTTGTAGGTCGTCTGACTGATTAACTCTGAATTTTTTACCAACAAGTGAAATGTCATGATACGATGTCTCTTATTTGGCAGATTGCTTTCCAACAATAGATTTCAATGGCCTATGATCCAAAATCCATATGGAAACTTTGATCAGGAAACTGATTTTGACATCTATGATCATTCCGGGAGGGGTAATATGAATCAGAGAGCTGATGATGGGTAAGAAAACTCAGGATTTTCTCATTAATTCTCCTACAGTTATCATTGGATATTTTCTATAACTTAATTTAGAAAAGGATTTATCAGCAGATGCTGATGATAGCAGTTTTTAAATGTGGACCTTTGTAGGTTCGGGTCTGGTTCTTCAACAgaagagaacaaaaaagacaCAAGCAATCTCTCTGGTATCTAGCCTACTGTTATCCAAGTTCAGTTTGTGCCTAAATAATCAGCTAGAAACCtaatatgccttcttctttttcccagCTCGTCTTCCTTCGCAATTTGCAGCAAGAAACCCAGCTGCTCAGCTTAGCCGGCGCAAACTACTTCAGGATAGCAATCTTGCTGCTGCGCCTTCTTCTGCAAATGCTCCTGTTCCAGCTGCTGTTCCTGTTCCTTCTACTGGAAGTGGCTCATTTTCAGCATTTATTCCCAACAATGCACCTCCACCAGCTGTGAAAACTCCAATTAGTCCACCCATTCACTCTGACACTCCTTCAGAAGCAGTGTCAAAACCAAGATCTAAAAAGTGGTTGTATGCAATTGTGATTCCATTGATTGCTCTATTGATTATTGGCATCACATGCATGCTTTGTCTATGCCGCAACAAGTCGGTAGCGACAATAGGTCCATGGAAAACTGGACTCAGTGGCCAGCTACAAAAGGCATTTGTGACAGGTAAATATTTTGCTTGCTATGTGAATAATGTAAATTTTGGTGCTTGGATTTTATATCATCATCCAGTAATTTGTGTTCCTTATGTTGAAATAATTTCTCCCCTGCTCCAAAATTGTCAATTACCTGGTTGGTTTGCCTGTTACTTAGAATCTGTTATAAGTTTTCTGTCCTACTGTACTGCAGGAGTACCCAAGTTGCAACGGTCAGAGCTGGAAGGCGCTTGTGAGGACTTCAGTAACATCGTGGCAAGCTACCCACACTACACTGTCTACAAGGGAACCTTATCAAGTGGCGTAGAGATAGCAGTTGTATCGACTGTTCTTGCATCCAGCAAAGATTGGTCAAAGCATTCCGAGGGGATATTCAGGAAAAAGGTAATCCAATGTTACTTTATTAGAGGAATAACTCACTCTGTTACTACAATTTGCAATGTGGATCTTAAGCAAATTCTTCTTTAACTTCTTTTTGGGAACACATAGATAGACTCGCTCTCACGAATTAATCATAAGAACTTCATCAACCTGCTTGGATActgtgaggaggaggagccttTCATGAGGATGATGGTGTTAGAATATGCACCCAATGGAACACTCTATGAGCATCTCCATGGTAAAGCTGTAATGCTATTCTATTTCAGTGTACTGTTTGATCTTTGCAGTCAAATTAAAATGTTTTCTTTACTTTTTGCAGTTGAGGGATTTGATCATATCGATTGGAATGGTAGGATGAGAGTAATTATGGGAGTAGCATACTGTATCCAACACATGCATGAGCTCAACCCTTCTATAACACACCCTGGTCTACAGTCAAGTGCCATATTGTTATCTGAGGATGGAGCTGCAAAGGTATAGTGCATTTATTTCTTTGAATATCTGAAGATCATGAAAGGATGCACCATAACTTATTTATTTGAATATCTGAAGATCATCAAAGGGTATACCATATTTTCTGTCTTACCCAAAATTTTAGTAATATGGAAAAATGGAATTATATTACATGACTGATACTTCATCATTCTAAACGCATTTTCTGAACATTATACCTTATAGAATGAGAGGAAAAATATAAAAACGAGAggaaaaataacataaatcAAATGTGCTCTGTCTGCCCCACAACAATTATAGAATATTGCCCAGTTCATCTgtataacattttttttctcaacaaCACACCAAGTCATTTTTGATGGAGTTCATTTTATCACACTGGAATAAGATCAGGCATGAGGATATCATAATATGCTTTTCCCTAAAACCGAGCCTTTTCACAGATAGCAGACACGA
The Brachypodium distachyon strain Bd21 chromosome 2, Brachypodium_distachyon_v3.0, whole genome shotgun sequence genome window above contains:
- the LOC100834007 gene encoding protein MALE DISCOVERER 2, producing the protein MWEMDALGYCVLVVLALHCVVGGCSAINLEGSVLLKFSSRVEEDPLGAMAGWSLQDGDPCSWNGVRCADGRVVMLNLKDLSLRGTLGPELGSLSHLTALVLSNNMFSGPIPKEIGGLAMLEILDLSNNNLTGEVPQEIAEMPSLKHLLLSNNRFQWPMIQNPYGNFDQETDFDIYDHSGRGNMNQRADDGFGSGSSTEENKKDTSNLSARLPSQFAARNPAAQLSRRKLLQDSNLAAAPSSANAPVPAAVPVPSTGSGSFSAFIPNNAPPPAVKTPISPPIHSDTPSEAVSKPRSKKWLYAIVIPLIALLIIGITCMLCLCRNKSVATIGPWKTGLSGQLQKAFVTGVPKLQRSELEGACEDFSNIVASYPHYTVYKGTLSSGVEIAVVSTVLASSKDWSKHSEGIFRKKIDSLSRINHKNFINLLGYCEEEEPFMRMMVLEYAPNGTLYEHLHVEGFDHIDWNGRMRVIMGVAYCIQHMHELNPSITHPGLQSSAILLSEDGAAKIADTSVWQEVISKEKMPKNDDVSEHHEPMPADPAGNVSSFGLLMLEIISGKPPYSEDKGSLVNLALECIKDDRSISCLLDPTLKAHKENDLEIICELIQDCIQSDPKRRPSMREVVTKLREVLAISPEAATPRLSPLWWAELEILSVEAT